The following proteins are co-located in the Diaphorobacter sp. HDW4B genome:
- a CDS encoding urease subunit gamma: protein MELTPREKDKLLIFTAALLAERRKARGLKLNYPESVAFISAAVMEGARDGKTVAQLMSEGRTILTRDDVMDGIAEMIPDIQVEATFPDGTKLVTVHQPII from the coding sequence ATGGAACTCACACCACGCGAAAAAGACAAGCTGCTCATCTTCACCGCCGCCCTGCTGGCCGAACGCCGCAAGGCACGCGGGCTCAAGCTCAACTATCCTGAATCGGTGGCCTTCATCAGCGCCGCCGTGATGGAGGGCGCACGCGACGGCAAGACCGTCGCCCAGCTCATGAGCGAAGGCCGCACCATCCTCACGCGTGACGACGTGATGGACGGCATCGCCGAGATGATCCCCGACATCCAGGTCGAAGCCACCTTCCCCGACGGCACCAAGCTCGTCACGGTGCACCAGCCCATCATCTGA
- a CDS encoding HupE/UreJ family protein codes for MKTLHKLLVASTGAALAAAAPLSAFAHAGDHTHSHGVLDSFAQAFAHPFTGADHLAAMVAVGVWSALAVRPAWRAPLAFVALLVAGCVAGFAGLVVPGVEPMIAASVLVLGLLVAVQKRMPWGVAALLAGTFAFFHGAAHGAELAADTGLMAAAALAGMALGSATLHLTGMALGNAALQRHTWIARAGGVATAALGAFMLTRLA; via the coding sequence ATGAAGACTCTCCACAAACTCCTCGTCGCCAGCACCGGCGCAGCCTTGGCTGCCGCTGCACCGCTTTCCGCATTCGCCCACGCAGGCGATCACACCCACAGCCACGGCGTGCTCGACAGCTTTGCACAAGCCTTCGCCCACCCCTTCACCGGCGCAGACCACCTGGCCGCGATGGTCGCAGTAGGCGTGTGGAGCGCCCTCGCCGTGCGCCCCGCTTGGCGCGCACCGCTGGCCTTTGTCGCACTGCTGGTGGCAGGCTGCGTCGCAGGGTTTGCAGGCTTGGTCGTGCCTGGCGTCGAACCCATGATCGCCGCCTCCGTGCTCGTGCTCGGCCTGCTCGTCGCAGTGCAAAAACGCATGCCATGGGGCGTGGCCGCACTGCTCGCAGGCACCTTCGCCTTCTTCCACGGCGCAGCCCATGGCGCAGAACTCGCAGCCGACACCGGCCTGATGGCAGCCGCCGCACTCGCAGGCATGGCGCTAGGGTCGGCTACTTTGCACCTCACCGGCATGGCCCTCGGCAACGCAGCCCTGCAACGCCACACATGGATCGCCCGCGCAGGCGGCGTGGCCACCGCAGCGCTGGGCGCATTCATGCTCACCCGACTGGCTTGA
- a CDS encoding urease subunit beta, translated as MIPGELLIDEGHHELNVGREPITLLVKNASDRPIQVGSHYHFTETNAGLSFDRQAAHGMRLNIASGMAVRFEPGQQRTVELVPFAGDRQIYGFRALIMGGI; from the coding sequence ATGATCCCCGGCGAACTGCTCATCGACGAAGGCCACCACGAACTCAACGTGGGCCGCGAGCCCATCACGCTCCTGGTGAAAAACGCCAGCGACCGCCCCATACAGGTCGGCTCGCACTACCACTTCACAGAAACTAACGCAGGCCTCTCGTTCGACCGACAAGCCGCACACGGCATGCGCCTGAACATCGCCAGCGGCATGGCAGTGCGCTTCGAACCAGGCCAGCAACGAACCGTAGAACTGGTCCCCTTCGCAGGCGACCGCCAAATCTACGGCTTCAGAGCACTGATCATGGGCGGCATCTGA
- the ureC gene encoding urease subunit alpha encodes MAKIDKRAYAETFGPTVGDRVRLADTDLIIEVEQDYTLRAGTYGEEVKFGGGKTIRDGMAQSQRARSQGAMDTVMTNALILDHWGIVKADIGLNDGRIAAIGKAGNPDTQPGVDIIIGPGTEIISCEGCIVTAGGIDSHIHFIAPQQIDEALASGITTMIGGGTGPATGTFATTCTPGPWNMERMLQAADAFPMNLGFLGKGNASLPQGLHEQISAGAIGLKLHEDWGSTPAAIDNCLNVAEETDTQVAIHTDTLNESGFVEDTVAAFKGRTIHTFHTEGAGGGHAPDILKVVGEANVLPSSTNPTRPYTINTLDEHVDMLMVCHHLDPSIAEDLAFAESRIRKETIAAEDILHDLGAISMFSSDSQAMGRVGEVVLRTWQTAHKMKLQRGALKGDGARNDNFRARRYIAKYTINPAIAHGVSHEVGSIEVGKWADLVIWKPAFFGVKPSVIMKGGFIAMAAMGDPNASIPTPQPVHYRPMFGSFGGAIAKTSLTFVSQAGLQAGIGERFGLAKQLSAVKGIRGVGKRDMILNDYAPRMEVDAQTYAVRADGDLLTCEPAVSLPMAQRYFLF; translated from the coding sequence ATGGCAAAAATAGACAAACGAGCCTACGCCGAAACCTTCGGCCCCACAGTCGGAGACCGAGTCAGACTAGCCGACACCGACCTCATCATCGAGGTAGAGCAGGACTACACCCTGCGCGCAGGAACCTACGGCGAAGAAGTCAAATTCGGCGGCGGCAAAACCATCCGCGACGGCATGGCCCAAAGCCAGCGCGCAAGAAGCCAAGGCGCGATGGACACCGTCATGACCAACGCCCTGATCCTCGACCACTGGGGCATCGTCAAGGCCGACATCGGCCTGAATGATGGCCGCATCGCAGCGATCGGCAAAGCAGGCAACCCTGACACCCAACCGGGTGTGGACATCATCATCGGCCCCGGCACCGAGATCATCAGCTGCGAAGGCTGCATCGTCACCGCTGGCGGCATCGATTCGCACATCCACTTCATCGCGCCGCAGCAGATCGATGAAGCGCTGGCGAGCGGCATCACCACCATGATCGGCGGCGGCACCGGCCCGGCCACCGGCACCTTCGCCACCACCTGCACGCCCGGCCCTTGGAACATGGAGCGCATGCTGCAGGCCGCAGACGCGTTCCCGATGAACCTCGGCTTTCTCGGCAAGGGCAACGCCAGCCTGCCGCAGGGCCTGCACGAGCAGATCAGCGCGGGCGCCATCGGCCTCAAGCTGCATGAAGACTGGGGCAGCACACCCGCTGCCATCGACAACTGCCTGAACGTGGCGGAAGAGACCGACACGCAGGTGGCGATCCACACCGACACACTCAACGAATCGGGCTTTGTGGAAGACACCGTGGCCGCGTTCAAGGGCCGCACCATCCACACCTTCCACACCGAAGGCGCGGGCGGCGGGCACGCGCCCGACATTCTCAAAGTGGTGGGCGAGGCCAACGTGCTGCCCAGCTCCACCAACCCCACGCGCCCCTACACCATCAACACGCTGGACGAGCATGTGGACATGCTGATGGTCTGCCATCACCTCGATCCGTCGATTGCCGAAGACCTCGCGTTTGCCGAAAGCCGCATCCGCAAGGAAACCATCGCGGCCGAAGACATCCTGCATGACCTCGGCGCGATCAGCATGTTCAGCTCCGACAGCCAGGCCATGGGCCGCGTCGGCGAGGTCGTGCTGCGCACCTGGCAGACCGCGCACAAGATGAAGCTGCAGCGCGGCGCACTCAAGGGCGACGGCGCACGCAACGACAACTTCCGTGCGCGCCGCTATATCGCCAAGTACACCATCAACCCCGCGATTGCGCACGGCGTGAGCCACGAAGTGGGCAGCATCGAAGTGGGCAAGTGGGCCGACCTCGTGATCTGGAAACCCGCGTTCTTCGGCGTGAAGCCCTCCGTCATCATGAAGGGCGGCTTCATCGCCATGGCCGCCATGGGCGATCCGAACGCATCGATCCCCACACCGCAGCCAGTGCACTATCGCCCGATGTTCGGCAGCTTCGGCGGCGCGATTGCCAAGACCTCGCTGACGTTTGTCTCGCAAGCCGGTTTGCAAGCGGGCATTGGCGAGCGCTTTGGTCTCGCCAAGCAACTGTCCGCCGTGAAGGGCATTCGCGGCGTGGGCAAGCGCGACATGATCTTGAATGACTACGCGCCGCGCATGGAAGTCGACGCGCAGACCTATGCCGTGCGCGCCGATGGCGATCTGCTGACTTGCGAGCCTGCGGTCAGCCTGCCGATGGCGCAGCGTTATTTTCTGTTCTAG
- a CDS encoding gamma-glutamylcyclotransferase, protein MGQTASTITTPASDQQAPWHACGALHVAVYGTLRAGGVNDIARLQPGIVRTGVTLLTGTLHDLGWYPGLSLDGTQSVLAEVYPLNDALEQAMDGIEGIWPQDFGEYAKRILEVKVALPDGDEQSLRVLFYEALPAIVQGTPVIDASDWLAWYRGTGREHPNSPFQLKTGMDQS, encoded by the coding sequence ATGGGTCAGACTGCTTCCACCATCACCACCCCCGCTTCCGACCAACAAGCCCCTTGGCACGCTTGCGGCGCGCTGCATGTGGCCGTTTACGGCACGCTGCGCGCGGGTGGCGTGAACGACATCGCGCGGCTGCAGCCGGGCATTGTGCGCACGGGTGTCACGCTGCTCACCGGCACCTTGCATGATCTGGGCTGGTACCCCGGTCTTTCGCTCGACGGAACGCAATCCGTGCTGGCCGAGGTGTACCCGCTCAACGATGCGCTGGAGCAGGCCATGGACGGCATCGAAGGCATCTGGCCGCAGGACTTTGGCGAATACGCGAAACGCATTCTGGAAGTGAAGGTGGCCCTGCCCGATGGCGACGAGCAGAGCCTGCGCGTGCTGTTCTACGAAGCGCTGCCCGCGATTGTGCAAGGCACGCCGGTCATCGACGCGAGCGACTGGCTGGCTTGGTATCGCGGCACGGGCAGAGAGCATCCGAACAGTCCTTTTCAGCTCAAGACCGGGATGGACCAGTCCTGA
- the ureE gene encoding urease accessory protein UreE, which produces MLQMNKLLAQGAGLSNVLIKRATTVELDWDVRQKSRFAATDSAGRELAIFLPRGQAVRGGDVLVGEDGSLVRVIAAPQKVLHITWCKDHGTAFDLMRAAYHLGNRHVPIELQPDHLKIEPDHVLADMLRSMHMIVHEADLPFEPEGGAYGGHVTNDGHSHHGHHHQHHHAHGEHEHDHHHGH; this is translated from the coding sequence ATGCTGCAAATGAACAAACTGCTCGCGCAAGGCGCGGGCCTCTCCAACGTGTTGATCAAGCGCGCCACCACGGTCGAACTCGATTGGGACGTGCGCCAGAAAAGCCGCTTTGCCGCGACAGACAGCGCGGGCCGCGAGCTGGCCATCTTTCTGCCGCGCGGTCAGGCCGTGCGCGGTGGCGATGTGTTGGTCGGCGAAGACGGCTCGCTGGTGCGTGTGATCGCCGCGCCGCAAAAGGTGCTGCACATCACTTGGTGCAAGGACCACGGCACGGCCTTCGACCTGATGCGCGCGGCCTACCACCTCGGCAATCGCCATGTGCCCATCGAGCTGCAACCCGATCACCTCAAGATCGAGCCCGACCATGTGCTGGCCGACATGCTGCGCAGCATGCACATGATCGTGCACGAGGCCGATCTGCCCTTCGAGCCCGAAGGCGGTGCATACGGTGGTCATGTGACCAACGATGGGCACAGCCACCACGGTCATCACCATCAACATCATCACGCGCACGGTGAGCACGAACACGATCACCACCACGGGCATTGA
- a CDS encoding urease accessory protein UreF: protein MSSNACAPTLSAHSLLQLMWLASPALPIGGFSYSEGLEAAIEAGRVHDEASAADWLVHQLHLTQSRSDIAVIAQAIPAWRAGDAVRVQSLNDWVIETRETSELRLQSEQMGQSLVAWLRNQHPGNEAVEQLAQLSNRTPTYPIAFALAASLTQAPLQDCLLSYAFGWAENMVQAAIKAVPLGQSAGQRILARLAGEIPAAVNAAMLLPDNERVAFSPMLAILSARHEHQYSRIFRS from the coding sequence ATGTCGTCCAACGCCTGCGCCCCAACGCTCTCCGCGCACAGCCTGCTGCAGCTCATGTGGCTGGCTTCGCCCGCGTTGCCGATTGGCGGCTTCTCCTATTCGGAAGGTCTGGAAGCCGCCATCGAAGCGGGCCGCGTGCATGACGAAGCAAGCGCCGCGGATTGGCTGGTGCATCAACTGCACCTGACCCAATCACGCAGCGACATCGCCGTGATCGCGCAGGCCATTCCTGCGTGGCGCGCTGGCGATGCCGTGCGCGTGCAGTCGCTCAACGACTGGGTGATCGAAACGCGCGAGACCAGCGAGCTGCGTCTGCAAAGCGAGCAGATGGGCCAGTCGCTGGTCGCGTGGCTGCGCAATCAGCATCCGGGCAACGAAGCGGTGGAGCAGTTGGCGCAGCTCTCCAACCGCACGCCGACTTATCCCATCGCGTTTGCATTGGCCGCCTCGCTCACGCAGGCACCGCTGCAGGACTGCCTGCTGTCCTATGCCTTCGGCTGGGCCGAAAACATGGTGCAAGCCGCCATCAAAGCCGTGCCGCTCGGGCAGAGCGCAGGGCAACGCATTCTGGCGCGACTGGCGGGCGAAATCCCTGCCGCAGTGAATGCCGCCATGTTGCTGCCGGACAATGAACGGGTCGCGTTTTCGCCCATGCTGGCGATTCTTTCTGCAAGGCACGAGCACCAGTACTCGCGTATCTTTCGCAGTTGA
- a CDS encoding antibiotic biosynthesis monooxygenase: MNSLNSSTNFARLPEPPYYAVIFSSQRTDGDKGYAAMADRMAELASQQPGYLGAESVRDAQGFGITVLYWQSEEAIRHWKQNTEHQLAREQGRTGWYAHFELRIAKVERAYGKAP, from the coding sequence ATGAACAGCCTGAATAGCAGCACAAATTTTGCCCGCCTTCCCGAGCCACCGTACTACGCCGTCATCTTCAGTTCGCAACGCACGGATGGCGATAAAGGCTACGCAGCCATGGCGGATCGCATGGCCGAACTGGCATCGCAGCAACCCGGTTATCTCGGGGCGGAAAGCGTGCGCGATGCCCAGGGCTTCGGCATCACCGTGTTGTACTGGCAAAGCGAGGAAGCCATTCGCCACTGGAAGCAGAACACCGAACACCAACTCGCGCGCGAGCAAGGTCGCACCGGTTGGTACGCGCATTTCGAACTGCGCATCGCCAAGGTCGAGCGCGCTTACGGCAAAGCGCCGTGA
- the ureG gene encoding urease accessory protein UreG, with protein MSHNATALHHISNRTKKLPPLRVGIGGPVGSGKTTLLEMLCKAMREKWDLIAITNDIYTKEDQRLLTISGALPAERIMGVETGGCPHTAIREDASINLEAIDRMLGDFPNADIVFIESGGDNLAATFSPELSDLTIYVIDVAAGEKIPRKGGPGITKSDLFVINKTDLAPHVGANLDVMKSDTERMRNTAKGMKPFVMTNLKTLSGLDDVVAFIEKQGLLTA; from the coding sequence ATGAGCCATAACGCCACCGCACTGCACCACATCTCCAACCGCACCAAGAAGCTGCCGCCCCTGCGCGTTGGCATTGGCGGCCCGGTCGGCTCCGGCAAGACCACGCTGCTCGAAATGCTCTGCAAGGCCATGCGCGAGAAGTGGGACTTGATCGCCATCACCAACGACATCTACACCAAGGAAGACCAGCGCCTGCTCACCATCAGCGGCGCGCTGCCTGCCGAGCGCATCATGGGCGTGGAAACGGGCGGCTGCCCGCACACGGCGATCCGCGAAGACGCGTCCATCAACCTCGAAGCCATCGACCGCATGCTGGGCGATTTTCCCAACGCCGACATCGTCTTCATCGAATCCGGCGGCGACAACCTGGCCGCGACTTTCAGCCCGGAACTCAGCGACCTGACGATCTACGTGATCGACGTGGCAGCGGGCGAAAAGATCCCGCGCAAGGGCGGCCCCGGCATCACCAAGAGCGACCTCTTCGTCATCAACAAGACCGACCTCGCGCCACATGTGGGCGCCAACCTCGACGTGATGAAGAGCGACACCGAACGCATGCGCAACACGGCCAAGGGCATGAAGCCGTTCGTGATGACGAACCTGAAGACGCTGTCGGGTCTGGATGACGTGGTGGCCTTCATCGAAAAGCAGGGCCTGCTGACCGCGTGA
- a CDS encoding IclR family transcriptional regulator — MARNDKGSGVSELASQLLLNKSNVHRLLQALVHQGFARKNADTNRYELTMKMWELGSRISSKLDVRLESLPFMKQLAEETQETVHLSILDGAEVLYIEKIDSPQPVRAYTTVGGRAPAQCVATGKSMLAWADEEVLAIVKNRLKPHTEKSIVRFGDLRKQLEDIRTKGYAINTGEWREQVVGAAAPIRDASGQVVAALGISGPAERLSIEALEKSGKRLIEVTEMVSRRLGFSRGY, encoded by the coding sequence ATGGCCCGCAATGACAAGGGCTCGGGCGTCAGCGAGCTCGCATCGCAGTTGCTGCTCAACAAGAGCAATGTGCACCGCCTGCTGCAGGCCCTCGTGCACCAGGGCTTCGCGCGCAAGAACGCCGACACCAACCGCTACGAGCTCACCATGAAGATGTGGGAGCTGGGCTCGCGCATCTCCTCCAAGCTCGACGTGCGCCTGGAATCGCTGCCCTTCATGAAGCAGCTCGCCGAAGAAACGCAGGAGACCGTGCACTTGTCGATCCTCGACGGCGCGGAAGTGCTCTACATCGAAAAGATCGACAGCCCACAACCCGTGCGCGCCTACACCACCGTCGGCGGCCGCGCCCCCGCGCAATGCGTGGCCACCGGCAAATCCATGCTGGCCTGGGCGGATGAGGAAGTGCTTGCCATCGTGAAGAACCGCCTCAAGCCGCATACCGAAAAATCCATCGTGCGCTTCGGCGATCTGCGCAAGCAACTCGAAGACATCCGCACCAAGGGCTACGCGATCAACACCGGCGAATGGCGCGAACAGGTCGTCGGCGCAGCCGCCCCGATCCGCGACGCTTCGGGCCAGGTGGTGGCGGCACTGGGGATTTCCGGGCCTGCGGAGCGCTTGAGCATCGAGGCGCTGGAGAAGAGTGGAAAGCGGCTGATCGAAGTGACGGAGATGGTGTCGCGGAGGTTGGGGTTCAGTCGGGGGTATTGA
- a CDS encoding enoyl-CoA hydratase/isomerase family protein: MSCDPSSTTPPVLLIDKQPTHWTLTLNRPEKRNALSSDLIEALLAAVQDAKAAQAPLLVLQGAGANFSAGFDFTGFEEQSEGDLLLRFVRIETLLQEIAYGPFATLALAHGNNFGAGVDLFAACRHRWCAPQSKFRMPGLKFGLALGTRRLAGLVGESNAYSLLETTATFNDEHAQRIGFLQGTKMQEEWPALIEQVSASTLSLPAASRQFLRDLTRDTAHRDGDMAALVASASAPGLKERIRVYRGESR, from the coding sequence ATGAGCTGCGATCCGTCCTCGACAACCCCCCCCGTGCTGCTCATCGACAAGCAGCCCACGCACTGGACGCTCACGCTCAATCGCCCGGAAAAGCGCAACGCGCTCTCGTCCGATCTGATCGAAGCACTGCTCGCCGCAGTACAGGACGCCAAAGCCGCGCAGGCACCGCTGCTGGTGCTGCAAGGCGCGGGCGCGAATTTCTCCGCCGGATTCGATTTCACCGGCTTTGAAGAGCAAAGCGAAGGCGACTTGCTGCTGCGTTTTGTGCGCATCGAAACCCTGCTGCAAGAGATCGCCTACGGCCCCTTCGCCACGCTCGCACTCGCGCACGGCAACAACTTTGGCGCGGGTGTCGATCTGTTTGCAGCGTGCCGTCATCGCTGGTGCGCCCCACAAAGCAAATTTCGCATGCCCGGTTTGAAATTCGGCCTGGCTTTGGGCACACGCCGCCTTGCAGGTCTAGTAGGCGAGAGCAATGCTTATTCGTTGCTCGAAACCACTGCCACGTTCAACGACGAACACGCGCAACGCATCGGCTTTTTGCAAGGCACGAAGATGCAGGAAGAATGGCCTGCGCTGATCGAACAAGTGAGCGCAAGCACCTTGTCTTTGCCCGCAGCAAGCCGTCAGTTTCTGCGTGACCTGACGCGAGACACTGCGCATCGCGACGGGGACATGGCGGCGCTGGTGGCATCGGCTTCTGCGCCGGGATTGAAGGAAAGGATTCGGGTGTATCGGGGTGAGAGCCGCTGA
- a CDS encoding CaiB/BaiF CoA-transferase family protein — protein MDPKNTILPLQGVRVLELCNVAAGPFCGLLLADMGADLIKIENPTGGDTLRTWPPITDGFSENFASLNRNKRSVTLDLKSPDDLVKLRELVKTADVLIENNRPGVMKRLGLDYESLKAANPRLLYCSISAYGQTGPRASEGGFDLTIQAMSGIMSVTGENGGAPVKCGVPLSDFAAGLYAAYSVAASLRHVQQTGEGAHIDVPMLGTSLAIAALQTSEYFGSGRDPGKLGSAHPRNAPYQAFRCSDGYFAMAAGNNALWRSVTEVVGMPELLNDERFTSPTTRARNQVALRDLLEVKFLQKDAAHWLAEFAKVGVPSAPINTYSQVLKDPQVEHMDWVQDITLPGDNVTQTFVSPIKINGQGQPVRMNPPALGEHNDELLAGDKVAAK, from the coding sequence ATGGACCCCAAGAACACCATTCTTCCCCTGCAGGGCGTGCGCGTGCTCGAACTGTGCAATGTCGCGGCCGGGCCGTTCTGCGGGCTGTTGCTGGCTGACATGGGGGCGGATCTCATCAAGATCGAGAACCCCACGGGCGGCGACACGCTGCGCACCTGGCCGCCGATCACCGATGGGTTCAGCGAGAACTTTGCCTCGCTCAACCGCAACAAGCGCTCGGTCACGTTGGATCTCAAATCGCCCGACGATCTGGTCAAGTTGCGCGAACTGGTGAAGACCGCCGATGTGCTCATCGAGAACAACCGACCCGGCGTGATGAAGCGACTGGGCCTTGACTACGAATCGCTGAAAGCCGCGAACCCGCGCCTGCTGTACTGCTCGATTTCCGCTTACGGCCAGACCGGCCCGCGCGCGAGCGAAGGCGGGTTTGACCTCACGATTCAGGCGATGAGCGGCATCATGAGCGTGACCGGCGAGAACGGCGGCGCGCCCGTCAAATGCGGCGTGCCGCTGAGCGACTTTGCCGCGGGCCTGTACGCCGCGTACTCCGTCGCCGCGTCGCTGCGTCATGTGCAGCAGACCGGCGAAGGCGCGCACATCGACGTGCCCATGCTCGGCACATCGCTCGCCATCGCGGCATTGCAGACCTCGGAATATTTCGGCAGCGGCCGTGACCCCGGCAAGCTCGGCTCCGCGCATCCGCGCAACGCGCCTTATCAGGCCTTCCGCTGCAGCGATGGCTACTTCGCCATGGCCGCAGGCAACAACGCGCTGTGGCGCTCGGTGACCGAAGTCGTCGGCATGCCCGAGCTGCTGAACGATGAGCGCTTCACCTCGCCCACCACGCGCGCCAGGAATCAGGTGGCACTGCGCGATCTGCTCGAAGTGAAGTTTCTGCAAAAGGACGCCGCGCACTGGCTCGCGGAATTCGCCAAGGTCGGTGTGCCCAGCGCGCCGATCAACACGTATTCACAGGTGCTCAAGGACCCGCAGGTCGAGCACATGGACTGGGTGCAGGACATCACCCTGCCGGGCGACAACGTCACGCAAACCTTTGTCTCGCCCATCAAGATCAACGGCCAGGGCCAGCCCGTGCGCATGAATCCGCCCGCTCTCGGGGAGCACAACGACGAGCTTCTGGCGGGCGACAAGGTGGCTGCGAAATGA
- a CDS encoding cysteine dioxygenase encodes MHKRLEDFVTAMTQLVGDAPKDEPRILKEGSRLLGDLVRHDDWLEDQHAVPHAQFYQQYLLYRAPDDAFSVVSFVWGPGQKTPIHDHTVWGLIGMLRNAEVSQSFDRDENTGTLTATEQVRLEPGSVEAVSPTIGDVHQVINAFDDRVSISIHVYGADIGKVRRHVFDPATGAAKEFVSGYAN; translated from the coding sequence ATGCACAAGCGTTTGGAAGATTTCGTCACTGCGATGACACAACTGGTGGGTGACGCACCCAAGGACGAGCCGCGCATCCTGAAAGAAGGCTCGCGCCTGCTGGGTGATCTGGTGCGTCATGACGACTGGCTCGAAGACCAGCATGCCGTGCCGCATGCGCAGTTCTATCAGCAATACCTGCTCTACCGCGCGCCGGACGATGCATTCTCTGTCGTGAGCTTTGTGTGGGGACCGGGTCAGAAGACGCCGATTCACGACCACACGGTGTGGGGGCTGATCGGCATGCTGCGCAATGCGGAAGTGTCGCAGTCGTTCGACCGTGACGAGAACACCGGCACGCTGACCGCTACCGAGCAGGTGCGGCTGGAGCCGGGATCGGTCGAGGCAGTGTCGCCGACCATCGGCGATGTGCATCAGGTGATCAATGCCTTTGATGACCGCGTGTCCATCAGCATCCATGTCTATGGCGCGGACATCGGCAAGGTGCGCCGCCATGTGTTCGATCCCGCGACGGGTGCGGCCAAGGAGTTTGTTTCGGGCTACGCCAACTAG